GGGCAAGAGTGGGCCCGGCACTCGGTATGCGGACAGCGGACTGGAACGAACACGGGAGCCTCCACGCGACGCGGGGAGACTCCCTGTAGAAAGAACCGTGCCGGGAGCGAGAAAACTCAGGAAGTCGTCAGCAACGCCTGATCGGACCCCTTGCGGAGCCTCCCGAAGACCGGCGTCCGGTCGGACCTGAACAGGAGTCCATCCTTCCCGTCTCCATCCGGACGGCCATCCGCACGCTTGTCGGGCATTTTCCAAAAGAGTATAGACTGCGCCCCGATGTCCGGGACCCGCCTCGAAGCGTTCAGCGACGGCGTGATCGCGATCCTGATCACGATCATGGTGCTCGAGCTGAAGGTCCCGCACGGGACCGACGGGCAGGCGCTGCGTCCTCTGATCCCGGTGTTCCTGACCTACGTCCTCAGCTTCATCTTCCTGGGGATCTATTGGAACAACCATCACCACATGCTGCAGGCGACCGGGCGCGTCAACGGCGCCATCCTCTGGGCCAACCTTCACCTCTTGTTCTGGCTGTCGCTGATCCCGTTCGGGACGGGCTGGATGGGAGAGAACCACGCGGCGCCCCTCCCCACCGCGCTCTACGGTGTCCTGCTTCTGATGGCCGCCATCGCCTACACCATCCTGCAAACGACCATCATCGCCCAGCAGGGCCCGGACTCGAAGCTGCACGAAGCGGTGGGCGGCGACCTCAAGGGGAAGATCTCGATCGTGTTGTACGTGACGGCGATCCCCTTGGCCTTCGTCAAGTCCTGGATCGCCATCGGGCTCTACGTCGTCGTCGTTCTCATGTGGCTCGTGCCGGACCGGCGGATCGAGTCCAGGATCAATCGCTGATTCAGCGGGCGCGGCGCGCGCCGGCTTCCCGCCTGGCGGGCTTCGGAAGATCCGGGTAGAAGCGGGCCAGCACCTCCTCCTCCACCGCATCTCCCTCGAGCGCCGGGGAAAAGAGGTGGCCCTGGCCCAGCGTGCAGCGGAGCCTGCGGAGCTCCTTGAGCTGCCCGTCGGTCTCGATCCCTTCCGCGATGACCTCGTGCCCGAGTGCCTTCGCCAGACCGACGATCGTGGCCACGATCTGGCGCGCCTTCTCGGTCTCTTCCATCCGGGCGACGAAGACCTGGTCGATCTTCAGCAGATCCACCGGAAGACTCTGGAGCGCGGCCAGCGACGAATAGCCGGTCCCGAAGTCGTCGATGGCCACCTTGAAGCCGCGCCTCTTCAATCGAAGGAGCATCTTGGTCACCTGGTTGGGGTGCTCGATGAGGGTGTTCTCGGTGATCTCGAAATGCAGAAGCGTCGGGTCCAGGCCGGCCTCCTCCACCAGCGTCGCGATCTCCTCCTCGAGATCCGCGCTGTAGATCTGCCGGAGCGACAGGTTCATCGCCAGAGTCAGGGCCCGGAACCGCGGGTCGAGATCGTGCCAGTGCCGCAGACGCCGGCACGCCTCGGTGAAGATCCAGTTCCCGAGCGGCAGGATGAGACCGGTCTCCTCGGCCAGGGGGATGAATTTCGTCGGCGGGATCAGCCCTCTCTCGGGATGCCGCCATCGCAGCAGGGCCTCGAATCCCCGCAGCGTGCCGTTCTCCAGGTCGATGATCGGCTGGTAGACGACGTGGAACTCGTCCCGTTCCAGGGCCTGGTGGAGGTCGGTCTCGAGCCTGAGCTGCTCCTGCGCGCGCGCCAGCATCTTCTCGTCGAAGATCTCGCAGCGCGCGCGGCCGTGGGCCTTGGCCCGGTACATCGCCGTATCGGCGTCCCTGAGCAGGTCCTCGGGCCGCTCGTATTTGCCCGGTCCCAGGACGATTCCCGTGCTCAGCGTCACGTACAGCTCGCGCCCCTCGATCTTCACGGGCTTCCGGAACTCCTCCTCGATCTCCCGCACCGCCTGCGTCGCCTCGCGCAGCGACTGGATCTCCTGGAGGAGCACGGTGAACTCGTCGCCGCCCATCCGGGCGATCGTCCAGTCCCGGCTGCGGTGGCCGTACCGGCCAAGCACCTCCTCTTCGTCGTCTCCCGCGGAGCCGAACACACGCTCGATGCAGGCGCGGAAGCGACCCGCGACCTCCTGCAGGACCCGGTCGCCGATCAGGTGGCCCAGGCTGTCGTTGATGTTCTTGAAGCGGTCGATGTCCACG
The nucleotide sequence above comes from Candidatus Dormiibacterota bacterium. Encoded proteins:
- a CDS encoding TMEM175 family protein, with protein sequence MSGTRLEAFSDGVIAILITIMVLELKVPHGTDGQALRPLIPVFLTYVLSFIFLGIYWNNHHHMLQATGRVNGAILWANLHLLFWLSLIPFGTGWMGENHAAPLPTALYGVLLLMAAIAYTILQTTIIAQQGPDSKLHEAVGGDLKGKISIVLYVTAIPLAFVKSWIAIGLYVVVVLMWLVPDRRIESRINR
- a CDS encoding EAL domain-containing protein, translated to MWSGLASTGPFLRSRMVVYCGLGFTFGLSLTVVGYLVDYYALYKNLPHGLTLRMVEGLHRVTPVHFFTDGFAPILAAVGALAGRLHDRLRYHSNHLEEIVSARTEALRRSQERYELAARGSNDGLWDWDLVANTIYYSPRWKAALGHDDAGVMDTPEAWLDRVHPEDRPGLEARIKSHLAGGTAHLAAEYRLRHADGSYRWMLSRGIAVRDETSGKPHRFAGSQTDVDERKKMEEQLMHLALHDPLTDLPNRTLFFDRLAHSFGRARKRRRDESLAIIFVDIDRFKNINDSLGHLIGDRVLQEVAGRFRACIERVFGSAGDDEEEVLGRYGHRSRDWTIARMGGDEFTVLLQEIQSLREATQAVREIEEEFRKPVKIEGRELYVTLSTGIVLGPGKYERPEDLLRDADTAMYRAKAHGRARCEIFDEKMLARAQEQLRLETDLHQALERDEFHVVYQPIIDLENGTLRGFEALLRWRHPERGLIPPTKFIPLAEETGLILPLGNWIFTEACRRLRHWHDLDPRFRALTLAMNLSLRQIYSADLEEEIATLVEEAGLDPTLLHFEITENTLIEHPNQVTKMLLRLKRRGFKVAIDDFGTGYSSLAALQSLPVDLLKIDQVFVARMEETEKARQIVATIVGLAKALGHEVIAEGIETDGQLKELRRLRCTLGQGHLFSPALEGDAVEEEVLARFYPDLPKPARREAGARRAR